In one window of Armatimonadota bacterium DNA:
- a CDS encoding phosphoglycerate dehydrogenase, with translation MPTRKEPKRAKKTRPTFRALVSDPIADAGLDILRRDPDIEVVVKTDHTPDELKQAISKADALLVRSQTRVTAEVIEAAKRLKVIARAGVGVDNVDVAAATRRGVVVLNSPEGNTIAATEHTIALLLALSRRIPDAHESMRRGEWKRSKFVGVELYNKVLGIVGLGKIGAEVARRARAFGMRLLVFDPFIAAEHAERLGAELVALDDLLARADYLTIHTPLTKDTRGLIGKAGLAKAKRGLRIVNTARGGIVDEQALAEAVKAGVVAGAAIDVFEEEPPKDSPLADVEGIILTPHLGASTEEAQIKVAVDVAEQVVEVIHGRPARTAVNVSPVGAEALAALQPYITLAERIGRLQAQLAEGHVEDVEITYSGEIAELDVSAVTRSLLVGLLQPALEEPVNLVNAPLLAEQRGLKVKESKSTTAEDYASLITSRIESDPGAQVVAGTLFGRNDLRIVRLNEYRVDFEPTGYMLIADHHDRPGVIGKVGTILGNDDINIAGMHVGRRTARGKAVMVLAVDSLVPPAVMKKISRLDSMYRVVQVEL, from the coding sequence ATGCCTACGCGCAAGGAACCCAAGAGAGCGAAGAAGACGCGGCCGACGTTTCGGGCGCTGGTGAGCGACCCGATCGCCGACGCCGGACTCGACATCTTGCGTCGCGACCCGGATATCGAGGTCGTGGTCAAGACGGATCATACGCCCGATGAGTTGAAGCAGGCGATATCCAAGGCCGACGCCCTGCTTGTGCGCAGCCAGACCAGGGTGACGGCAGAGGTCATCGAGGCCGCCAAGCGGCTGAAGGTCATCGCGCGCGCTGGTGTCGGCGTGGACAACGTGGACGTCGCCGCGGCGACGCGGCGGGGGGTTGTCGTCCTCAACTCTCCCGAGGGCAACACCATCGCGGCGACCGAGCACACCATCGCGCTGCTGCTCGCGCTGTCGCGCCGCATACCCGACGCGCATGAGTCAATGCGCAGGGGTGAATGGAAGCGCAGCAAGTTCGTCGGCGTCGAACTGTACAATAAAGTGCTCGGGATCGTCGGCCTCGGCAAGATCGGCGCCGAGGTCGCGCGGCGGGCGCGCGCCTTCGGGATGCGGCTGCTCGTGTTCGATCCATTCATCGCCGCGGAACACGCGGAGCGACTCGGCGCGGAGTTGGTCGCTCTGGACGATCTGCTTGCCCGGGCGGACTACCTCACGATTCACACGCCGCTTACCAAGGACACGCGCGGCCTTATCGGCAAAGCCGGGCTCGCCAAGGCCAAGCGCGGCCTGCGCATTGTCAACACCGCCCGCGGCGGCATCGTTGACGAGCAGGCGCTGGCCGAGGCGGTCAAAGCCGGCGTCGTCGCCGGCGCGGCGATTGACGTCTTCGAGGAGGAACCGCCGAAGGACTCGCCGCTCGCGGACGTCGAGGGCATCATCCTCACGCCGCACCTCGGCGCTTCCACGGAGGAGGCGCAGATCAAGGTTGCCGTGGACGTGGCGGAGCAGGTCGTGGAGGTCATCCACGGCCGGCCCGCGCGCACCGCGGTCAATGTCTCGCCGGTGGGCGCGGAGGCGCTGGCCGCGCTGCAGCCCTATATCACTCTCGCAGAACGAATCGGCCGGCTTCAAGCCCAGCTCGCGGAAGGACACGTCGAGGACGTCGAGATAACCTATAGCGGCGAGATCGCGGAACTCGATGTCTCCGCCGTGACTCGCTCGCTCCTCGTCGGGCTGCTGCAGCCCGCCCTCGAGGAGCCGGTCAACCTGGTCAATGCGCCGCTGCTGGCGGAGCAGCGCGGCCTCAAGGTCAAGGAGTCGAAGAGCACGACCGCCGAGGACTACGCCAGCCTCATCACCAGCCGCATTGAGTCGGACCCGGGCGCGCAGGTCGTGGCGGGCACCCTGTTCGGGCGGAACGACCTGCGGATCGTGCGCCTCAACGAGTACCGGGTGGACTTCGAGCCGACGGGCTACATGCTCATCGCCGACCATCACGACCGCCCCGGGGTGATCGGCAAGGTCGGGACGATTCTGGGCAATGACGACATCAACATCGCGGGCATGCACGTCGGCCGCAGGACGGCGCGCGGCAAGGCGGTGATGGTTCTCGCGGTGGACAGCCTGGTTCCCCCGGCGGTGATGAAGAAGATCAGCCGCCTCGACAGCATGTACCGCGTGGTGCAGGTGGAGCTGTAA
- a CDS encoding alanine--glyoxylate aminotransferase family protein, which translates to MIPGPTPVAPSVLRACSKPMINHRGPEFTQLQNRCNEGLQRAFKTTADVLTLTCSGTGALEAAVVSTLSPGDKVLSLSIGSFGDRFAEIAEAFGADVERMPSEWGAAVDADLVAARLKKDSARGIKAVLVTHNETSTGVTNDVAAVAAVVRDHGALLLVDAVSSLVAIDLRTDEWGIDVVAAASQKAFMVPPGLAFVSMNDRAWAANAQAKMHRYYLDLKKAKEFMDKGQTPWTPALPQMYGLDEGLRMIEQEGLENCFARHRRLGAAVRAACDVMGLKLLADRRYASNAVTAIVAPDGIGPAKVRSLLLDKYGVVLAGGQGKLKETVFRIGHLGYVNETDIMTTLAALGAGLHELGVKVDIGAALDAAHKELTGR; encoded by the coding sequence ATGATACCCGGTCCCACCCCCGTTGCCCCGTCCGTCCTGCGGGCGTGCAGCAAGCCGATGATCAACCACCGCGGCCCCGAGTTCACCCAACTCCAGAACCGGTGCAACGAAGGGCTGCAGCGCGCATTCAAGACCACGGCCGACGTCCTGACCCTCACCTGTTCCGGCACCGGGGCGCTGGAAGCGGCGGTGGTCAGCACGCTGTCACCCGGAGACAAAGTGCTAAGCCTCTCTATCGGCTCCTTCGGCGACCGCTTCGCCGAGATCGCCGAGGCCTTCGGCGCTGACGTCGAGCGGATGCCGTCGGAGTGGGGCGCGGCGGTGGATGCGGATCTCGTCGCCGCGCGGCTGAAGAAGGACTCGGCGCGCGGGATCAAGGCAGTGCTGGTGACGCACAACGAGACTTCGACGGGCGTCACCAATGACGTGGCCGCGGTTGCCGCGGTGGTGCGCGATCACGGCGCGCTGCTGCTGGTGGACGCGGTGAGCAGCCTGGTGGCGATTGACCTGCGCACCGACGAGTGGGGGATCGACGTCGTCGCCGCCGCGTCGCAGAAAGCATTCATGGTGCCGCCGGGTCTCGCGTTTGTCTCGATGAATGACCGCGCCTGGGCCGCCAACGCGCAGGCGAAGATGCACCGCTACTACCTCGACCTGAAGAAGGCAAAGGAGTTCATGGACAAGGGGCAGACGCCGTGGACGCCGGCCCTGCCGCAGATGTACGGACTGGATGAAGGGCTGCGCATGATTGAGCAGGAGGGGCTGGAGAACTGCTTCGCGCGGCACCGGCGTCTCGGCGCCGCCGTGCGCGCGGCGTGCGATGTCATGGGACTCAAGCTACTCGCCGATCGCAGGTATGCGTCGAACGCCGTTACCGCGATCGTCGCCCCGGACGGCATCGGCCCCGCCAAGGTTCGCTCGCTGCTGCTGGACAAGTACGGCGTGGTGCTCGCCGGCGGCCAGGGCAAGCTCAAGGAAACCGTGTTCCGTATCGGGCACCTGGGCTACGTCAACGAGACGGACATCATGACCACCCTGGCGGCGCTCGGCGCGGGGTTGCACGAACTCGGTGTGAAAGTGGACATCGGCGCCGCCCTCGATGCTGCCCACAAAGAGCTGACCGGTCGTTAG
- a CDS encoding MBOAT family protein translates to MLFTTPIFLCFLVIVYVVFRLLPAGRPRTIFLILASYVFYMSWNPPFVLLLIFSTILDYSVGLALAREERHGRRKALLLASVVGNLSVLGFFKYANFFNANLQVLLSYVGAEFHPTPFNIILPLGISFYTFQSMSYSIDCYRRTREPTRDWLSFALFVTFFPQLIAGPIVRSDQFLSQVERHQRFTWAAFAVGCNLIMLGLVKKMVLADNLAVFVDRIYGDPSAAGSAQAWVATWAFTAQAYFDFSAYADIACGLGYLFGYRLPVNFRQPYLSTGFRDFWSRWHITLMTWLRDYLYFPLGGSRRTKARNYFNLYVTLGLSGLWHGASWNFVIFGLVHGTYLVAERMVFGPKGVPVLAGWRRLVGVLSTVQLFAFSLIFFRGQTLADSVIILKRMFFWGSAPHVPLRWEYQLWVPLILTIVGHALVYKRPLDPTLRSYPRWVVLVLYGVAAVGISLYGASGSEFIYFQF, encoded by the coding sequence GTGCTCTTCACGACGCCGATATTTCTGTGCTTCTTAGTCATCGTGTACGTCGTCTTCAGGCTGCTGCCGGCGGGACGGCCGCGCACGATCTTTCTCATCCTCGCCAGCTATGTCTTCTACATGTCGTGGAATCCGCCGTTCGTTTTGCTTCTGATCTTCTCGACCATTCTCGATTACAGCGTCGGCCTGGCGCTGGCCCGGGAGGAGCGGCACGGGCGGCGCAAGGCTTTGCTGCTGGCGAGCGTGGTGGGCAACCTCTCGGTACTCGGATTCTTCAAGTACGCCAACTTCTTCAATGCCAATCTTCAGGTCCTGCTGAGTTACGTCGGAGCTGAGTTCCACCCTACGCCGTTCAACATCATCCTCCCTTTGGGCATTTCCTTCTACACCTTCCAGTCGATGAGCTACAGTATCGACTGCTATCGCCGCACGCGGGAGCCGACGCGCGACTGGCTTTCCTTCGCACTCTTTGTGACTTTCTTCCCGCAGCTTATCGCCGGGCCGATCGTGCGCTCGGACCAATTCTTATCCCAGGTCGAGCGGCACCAGCGGTTCACGTGGGCGGCCTTTGCCGTGGGGTGCAATCTGATCATGCTGGGCCTGGTCAAGAAGATGGTGCTGGCCGACAACCTGGCGGTGTTCGTGGACCGGATCTACGGCGACCCGTCCGCGGCAGGTTCGGCGCAAGCGTGGGTGGCGACGTGGGCGTTCACCGCACAGGCCTACTTTGACTTCTCTGCGTACGCCGATATCGCATGCGGGCTCGGCTATCTGTTCGGCTACCGCCTGCCGGTAAACTTCCGGCAGCCATATCTCTCAACTGGGTTCCGCGATTTCTGGTCGCGGTGGCATATTACGCTCATGACGTGGCTGCGCGACTACCTCTACTTCCCCCTCGGCGGATCGCGGCGGACCAAGGCGCGCAACTATTTCAACTTGTACGTCACGCTCGGCTTGTCGGGCCTGTGGCACGGCGCGAGCTGGAACTTCGTCATCTTCGGCCTAGTGCACGGAACCTACCTCGTCGCCGAGCGCATGGTCTTCGGACCCAAGGGAGTCCCGGTGCTGGCGGGGTGGCGCCGGCTGGTGGGGGTACTGTCGACGGTGCAACTATTCGCCTTCAGCCTCATATTCTTCCGCGGGCAGACGCTGGCGGACTCGGTAATCATTCTCAAGCGCATGTTTTTCTGGGGATCGGCGCCGCACGTTCCCCTGCGCTGGGAGTACCAATTATGGGTGCCGCTGATCTTGACTATCGTCGGCCACGCGCTGGTGTACAAGCGTCCGCTCGATCCCACCTTGCGGTCATATCCGCGGTGGGTGGTGCTGGTGTTGTACGGGGTCGCGGCGGTGGGTATATCGCTCTATGGGGCATCGGGCAGTGAGTTCATATACTTCCAGTTCTAG
- a CDS encoding LysM peptidoglycan-binding domain-containing C40 family peptidase → MGDAATRAPVGAAPVMPGTLWSVAGFVTPKPMCHRKTFTLVAWAVVLLLCLAGSGVLAAAAYEVYSIQEGDTLATIAARFGVEESAIAEFNGLAPGAKLEPGESLMIPIARDAAAGRTAQEAFAAEEKQARDVEAAELTIKPAAQARSGPVVGYLGVTVQDAVAVADPRGDERLCTIPRGTNVCVSCQYGEHYGILMSDGAVAWVPKQDLGVQAVELVAGIEVPAGVNGRTAIVEAAFRYYGLPYRYGGVPPGPTDCSAFVQTVFRDRGVHLPRTAAAQFNVGYGVALDQLAIGDRLYFVNSEGYIGHTGIYIGNGQFIHASSRRGYVGIDTLRSGFYRHRLVGARRP, encoded by the coding sequence TTGGGTGACGCGGCTACGCGGGCGCCGGTTGGCGCCGCTCCGGTGATGCCCGGAACTCTGTGGTCTGTGGCCGGTTTCGTCACCCCCAAGCCTATGTGTCATCGCAAGACTTTCACCCTCGTCGCCTGGGCTGTCGTGCTGCTGCTCTGCCTTGCCGGGAGCGGCGTGCTCGCCGCGGCGGCGTACGAGGTCTATTCGATCCAAGAGGGCGACACGCTGGCGACCATCGCCGCGCGCTTCGGCGTTGAGGAATCGGCGATTGCCGAGTTCAACGGTCTCGCCCCGGGAGCCAAGCTCGAGCCGGGCGAATCGCTGATGATCCCCATCGCCCGGGACGCCGCAGCGGGTCGCACGGCCCAGGAGGCGTTCGCGGCCGAGGAGAAGCAGGCGCGCGACGTCGAGGCGGCGGAACTGACCATCAAGCCCGCTGCCCAGGCGCGCAGCGGCCCCGTGGTTGGGTACCTGGGCGTCACGGTGCAGGACGCCGTCGCGGTGGCTGATCCGCGTGGCGATGAGCGCCTGTGCACTATCCCGCGCGGCACGAACGTCTGCGTCTCCTGCCAGTACGGCGAGCACTATGGCATTCTGATGTCCGACGGCGCAGTGGCGTGGGTGCCCAAGCAAGACCTCGGCGTGCAGGCCGTGGAACTCGTGGCGGGGATCGAGGTCCCGGCGGGCGTCAACGGCCGCACGGCGATCGTCGAGGCCGCCTTCCGCTACTACGGGCTGCCCTACCGCTACGGCGGCGTGCCGCCGGGGCCGACCGACTGCTCGGCATTCGTGCAGACCGTGTTCCGCGACCGCGGCGTCCACCTGCCGCGCACCGCCGCCGCGCAGTTCAACGTCGGGTACGGCGTCGCGCTGGATCAGCTTGCCATAGGCGATCGCTTGTACTTCGTCAACAGCGAGGGGTATATCGGCCACACCGGCATCTACATCGGCAACGGCCAGTTCATCCACGCCTCATCCCGGCGCGGGTACGTCGGCATAGATACTCTGCGGTCGGGATTCTACCGCCATCGGCTCGTCGGCGCGCGCCGCCCGTGA